The proteins below are encoded in one region of Synchiropus splendidus isolate RoL2022-P1 chromosome 13, RoL_Sspl_1.0, whole genome shotgun sequence:
- the LOC128769247 gene encoding chloride channel protein 2-like isoform X4 → MVKDKGENPTLQYQQTLMYGRYTQELGVYAKEEAARLREGGARDGGGLRRNTSVRSRAADLLEYEKDPCAKCQSCASRCQKFLISRVGEDWIFLILLGLLMALVSWVMDYAIAYCQEAQKWMYGGLDSNMLLQYLAWVTYPVVLITFSAGFTQILAPQAVGSGIPEMKTILRGVVLKEYLTFKTFVAKVIGLTCALGSGMPLGKEGPFVHVASLCAALLSKFMAAVFGGIYMEEPFEGSKNEMRNTEMLSAACAVGVGCCFAAPIGGVLFSIEVTSTFFAVRNYWRGFFAATFSAFIFRVLAVWNQEEETITALFKTRFRLDFPFDLQELPAFAILGIACGFGGALFVYLNRLIVQCMRKQKTINKFLLRNPSLPVRRLMYPALVTLLVSTLTFPPGLGQFMAGQLTQHESLVALFDNRTWCRQGVAEEFDYISHHHAWKHPQVNVFITLILFIIMKFWMSAVATTMPVPCGAFMPVFLIGAGFGRLVGEVMASMFPDGIHADGTVYPIVPGGYAVVGAAALSGAVTHTVSTAVIVFELTGQISHILPVMIAVILANAVAQALQPSLYDSIIRIKKLPYLPELGMGHHEKYNIRVEDIMVRDVRYITLSSTYRDLQEMMKTGHLKTLALVECRDTMILLGSIERLQLQSLLSLQLSHQRRLDHLRQLVLDNGTAEPLPSLTDSTPSSPCTHINAAVNTSAHHGVRFLVSTQEISTEESTSFSPMVSNTQLPLKSALKTVSAIRNTETTANSSQTLSCADQDKELLEESPEVDDCMTPSEIAEWEEQQLDQSVDFKNCKIDPAPFQLVEQTSLHKTHTIFSLLGLDHAYVTSMGRLVGVVSLKELRKAIEGSVTVTGVKVRPPLASFRDSGNSTNVSEVTELHKLCIRHRGLSLPREPTRPVVKDKSSLAYKEVPVNFIEQSSSHLEPSDTSNPLSELVLQESPSFTEDQSEFTFDCSPAHTEESELACDYDPGNQTPELEETEPDAAGAHLDQDPSEPEGAGSPVEDPPQ, encoded by the exons ATGGTGAAGGACAAGGGTGAGAATCCGACGCTTCAATACCAGCAAACTTTG ATGTATGGGCGCTACACCCAGGAGCTGGGTGTCTATGCCAAGGAGGAAGCGGCCCGCCTTCGGGAGGGAGGCGCACGTGACGGCGGGGGACTGCGGCGAAACACGAGCGTCCGAAGCCGAGCTGCGGATCTGCTggagtacgagaaagacccttgtGCTAAGTGCCAAT CATGTGCGTCCAGATGCCAGAAGTTCTTGATCTCACGCGTGGGAGAGGACTGGATCTTCCTCATTCTTCTGGGGCTGCTGATGGCCCTGGTGAGCTGGGTCATGGACTACGCCATCGCCTACTGCCAGGAAG caCAGAAGTGGATGTACGGAGGACTGGACAGTAACATGCTCCTGCAGTACCTGGCCTGGGTCACATACCCTGTGGTGCTCATCACATTCTCAGCTGGATTCACACAGATCCTGGCGCCGCAGGCAGtcg GTTCAGGTATTCCGGAGATGAAGACCATTCTTCGGGGAGTCGTCTTGAAGGAGTACCTGACTTTTAAGACGTTTGTGGCCAAAGTCATCGGTCTGACTTGCGCCCTGGGCAGTGGGATGCCGCTCGGAAAGGAG GGACCCTTTGTTCATGTCGCAAGCCTCTGCGCCGCCCTTCTCAGTAAATTCATGGCTGCTGTTTTTGGAGGAATTTACATG GAAGAGCCCTTTGAGGGGAGCAAG AACGAGATGAGGAACACAGAGATGCTTTCTGCGGCGTGTGCAGTGGGTGTGGGCTGCTGCTTTGCTGCGCCGATTGGAG GGGTGCTGTTCAGCATAGAAGTCACCTCCACATTTTTTGCGGTGAGGAACTACTGGAGAGGATTTTTCGCTGCTACCTTCAGCGCCTTTATCTTCAGAGTGCTGGCCGTTTGGAACCAGGAGGAAG AAACCATCACAGCACTTTTCAAGACACGTTTCCGCCTGGATTTTCCGTTTGATCTCCAGGAGCTCCCGGCATTCGCCATCCTCGG GATCGCTTGTGGGTTCGGGGGTGCTCTGTTTGTCTACCTGAACCGACTGATTGTCCAGTGCATGAGGAAGCAGAAAACCATCAACAAGTTCTTGCTGAGGAA TCCGTCTCTGCCTGTCAGACGTCTGATGTACCCGGCGCTCGTCACTCTGCTGGTCTCAACCCTCACCTTCCCTCCGGGTTTAGGACAGTTCATGGCTGGACAG ctcacgCAGCACGAGTCTCTGGTGGCTCTGTTCGACAACCGCACGTGGTGTCGTCAGGGTGTCGCGGAAGAGTTTGACTACATCAGCCACCACCACGCCTGGAAGCATCCTCAGGTCAACGTCTTCATCACTctgatcctcttcatcatcatgaag TTCTGGATGTCAGCCGTGGCCACCACCATGCCTGTCCCGTGCGGGGCCTTCATGCCTGTCTTCCTGATAG GTGCTGGATTTGGCAGACTGGTCGGTGAGGTCATGGCCTCCATGTTTCCTGATGGTATCCATGCAGATGGAACCGTTTACCCCATCGTCCCTGGCGGCTACGCTGTAGTCG GAGCGGCAGCCTTGTCAGGAGCGGTCACTCACACTGTTTCCACGGCGGTTATCGTGTTTGAGCTAACTGGGCAGATATCGCACATCCTGCCGGTGATGATCGCAGTCATCCTGGCCAACGCGGTGGCCCAGGCGCTCCAGCCGTCGCTGTACGATTCAATCATACGCATCAAAAAGCTGCCTTATCTGCCCGAGCTGGGGATGGGCCACCACGA GAAGTATAACATCCGTGTGGAGGACATCATGGTTCGGGACGTGCGCTACATCACTCTGTCGTCCACCTATCGAGACCTACAGGAGATGATGAAGACCGGCCACCTCAAGACACTGGCCCTGGTGGAGTGCAGAG ACACCATGATCCTGCTCGGCTCCATCGAGAGACTCCAGCTCCAGTCGCTGCTCTCCCTCCAGCTGAGTCACCAGCGCCGACTGGATCACCTCCGTCAGCTGGTCCTGGACAACGGCACAGCCGAGCCGCTGCCCAGCCTGACCGACAGCACCCCCAGCTCTCCTTGCACCCACATTAACGCCGCTGTGAACACCAGCGCTCACCACGGGGTCCGCTTCCTGGTGAGCACCCAAGAG ATCTCAACAGAGGAGTCGACCTCCTTCAGCCCCATGGTCTCCAACACCCAGCTGCCCCTGAAGTCTGCCCTCAAAACTGTGTCGGCCATCAGAAACACGGAGACTACGGCTAACA GTTCCCAGACTCTTTCCTGCGCTGACCAAGacaaggagctgctggag GAGTCACCTGAAGTCGACGACTGCATGACGCCGTCGGAG ATTGCAGAgtgggaggagcagcagctcgaCCAGTCTGTGGATTTTAAGAACTGCAAGATCGACCCTGCTCCCTTCCAGCTGGTGGAGCAAACATCGCTGCACAAG aCCCACACCATCTTCTCTCTACTGGGTCTGGATCACGCCTACGTGACCAGCATGGGTCGTCTGGTTGGAGTCGTCTCCCTGAAAGAG CTGCGTAAAGCTATCGAGGGCTCGGTGACGGTGACAGGGGTCAAAGTTCGCCCCCCGCTGGCCAGTTTTCGCGACAGTGGAAATAGCACCAACGTATCAGAGGTGACGGAACTTCACAAGCTGTGCATCCGACACAGGGGTCTGTCGTTGCCGCGGGAACCCACCCGTCCTGTGGTGAAGGACAAGTCCAGCCTTGCGTACAAAGAGGTGCCTGTCAACTTTATAGAACAATCAAGTTCACATCTTGAGCCGAGCGACACCAGCAACCCCTTGTCTGAGTTGGTTCTCCAGGAAAGCCCCTCCTTCACCGAGGACCAATCAGAATTTACTTTTGACTGTAGCCCCGCCCACACTGAGGAGTCAGAGCTGGCCTGTGACTATGACCCCGGCAACCAGACTCCAGAGCTGGAAGAGACAGAGCCGGACGCTGCAGGCGCACATCTGGACCAAGACCCATCAGAACCTGAGGGAGCAGGAAGTCCAGTTGAGGATCCGCCGCAATGA